TCTGAATATCAGCTCAAATACCCTGCTTTTAATGATGATGGTTTTAATAATGATGGTTTTATTATTGGGCTTTGAGGATTGCCGTATTAATCATCATGCTTTTGATGATGGTTGTTTGATATGAAAATGCACAGTTACATCATCCGAGACGTGAATATTCAGATAATGCGAACCATAGTAAATCACTGCATCAAATTGTTCTGCACCATCATCTAAGCCACTACAGCACCATTGTGTGCCTTGGGGAAAATCGCTGAGCCATGTGGCCTTGTAAAAATCTGACACTGAATCAAACTGAATATACTGCTCAGGCATCGCCATGATTTTCATGGCAAGATCATCAAACTTTTTCAACTGCATTTGTTTAAAATCGATGATCATCGCCACATCCCATCTCAACGATTCAACGTATAAATTTTTAAAGACGAACAGATTTAGCAAGGCTGTGTTGCTGTTGCTTTCTGACCTGTAACCATTGCCACCAACCGAATGCTGCTAAGCCAATAAATGCCGCATAAAGCCCTGCCGTTAAAAATAAATCTTTATAAATAAACATACCGACATAAATGATATTTACAAACACCCACAACACCCAAGTGGCAATATGTTTACGACTGGTCCAATAGGTAGCCAACAAACTAAACGCGGCTAACTGAGAATCCAACATCGGCAAGGCAGCATCGGTAAAGTGTTTTAATACCAAACCAAATAAGAGTCCTCCAACTGCCGCCATGATCATTTGTATGATCACCGTGCTAGTTGCGATTGGCTCGATTCGAATGATGTGTTCTTCTTGTTTACCCCTTAACCAATAGTAAAACCCATATAGATTCACCACCATAAAGAAAAATTGCAGAATCGTTTCACCATACAGCTTAAATTCATAGAACAAGTAGGCGTACAGCACGAAAGCCACAAAGTTAAACAGCCAGCACCACATATTCCTGAGCACTGTCAGCGTCACTCCAATTAGGCTAATGATCACCGCGAAGATTTCTAAAGGAGACATACCATTTACTACATCTGAAGATGCTCTATTATGAAAATGAATCACATAAATACAAGTAGATTAATGCGTCATCGCCCAAATTTCTGATCCCTAAGCAACTCATTATATTTTACCCATTATGACTTTCATCCAGAAAATGAACGCTTAAGTTTTGACCTTACTCTTTACATGATTTACAACTAGAAAGGTACATAGATCTGTACTCAGCCCAATCTTCATTTTTAAATGGAATCAAAGCTTATGAGCAATGCAAGAATTAGCCGTGAAATCAAAGGGCATCTTTACCTCATAGGACTCAACCGAGCAGAAAAACGCAATGCTTTTGACAGTCAAATGATTGATGAACTGTCCCAAGCCCTCACCGATTATGAAAATCAACCTGCGTTGCGCTGTGCCGTGATCTTTGCACATGGTGATCATTTCACTGCGGGTTTAGATTTGGCAGCACTACAAACCAAAATGTCGAGCGGCATCTTTACAAAAGACCCGAAGGTCGTCAATCCATGGGGAACATCTGGTCGCACTCGAACAAAACCTGTGGTCGTCGCGGTACAGGGCTATTGTTATACCGCAGGGATTGAATTGTTATTAAATGCCGACATTGCCATTGCTCAAGCCAATACGCAATTTACCCAAATTGAAGTACTGCGTGGCATTTTACCTTTTGGCGGAGCAACTTCACGCTTTGTAAAAGCAGCCGGATGGAATAAAGCCATGCGCTATCTGCTTACCGGCGATGTTTTTGATGCTCAAACTGCGCTAGACCTTAATTTAATTTGTGAAATCACCTCCAATCACCCTTTACAACGTGCCATTGAGTTGGCTGAGAAAATCGCAACTGCAGCACCGCTTGCCGTTCAAGCCACAATTGCTGCAGCTAAGGATGCCCTTGAGCTGGGTGAAAAACAGGCCTTTGCCAAACTCAATCAACATTTACAGCCTTTACTTAAAACACAAGATCTACAAGAAGGCGTTGATGCCATGTTAGAACGCCGAGCACCGAGATTCGAAGGTAAATAAATTCGATTACAGCATAAATAATCAAAATGTTTTAAAACAGTTAAAATCACGCCTGCTTAAAGCAAAAAAAATAAAGGGATATTCAAATGCACAATGCCCAAGCTAAAAATTCAAATGAAATCAGCATTCAAAAACAACAATTCAAAGCCCTCGATGGTTACGTCCTAAGTGGCATTCGATATCACCTTCAATCTGAGATTAAAGCCAAAATCATTGTGGCCAGTGCTACAGGAGTACCCCAGCCCTTTTATCGTCGCTTTGCTGAATATGCCGCTAAGCTCGGCTATGAAGTGTTGACCTTTGATTATCGTGGCGTTGCTGATTCTGCACCTGCACAGCTTAAAGGCTTCGAGATGTCCTATTTAGATTGGGGGGCTTTAGATTTAGCAGGTGCTATTGAGTTTTTGGCTGAGGATTCAATTCCTCTCTTCATCGTTGGGCATTCTTATGGTGGTCAAGCCTTAGGTCTTACACCCAATCATGACAAAGTCAACGCCATGTACTGCTTTGGTACAGGCGCAGGTTGGTCAGGCTATATGCCGTTTAAAGAAAAATTTACAGTGCAAGTGATGTGGAATATCATTTTCCCACCCATAGTTGCCCTCAAAGGCTATTTACCTTGGAGTAAACTGAATATGGGGGCTGATCTCCCTTTAGGGGTCTACCAACAATGGCGCAAATGGTGTAAACATCCAACGTATTTCTTTGCCGATCCAGAACTACCAGACCTGAAACAACGTTATGCCAACGTGAAAACCAAGATCTTTGCAGTCTCTGCACTAGATGATGACTGGGCTTTACCCAACTCGCGTCATGCATTTATGCAACATTACACGCATGCCAATTTAAAATTTATTGATATTTCTGCATCAGACTATGGACTGAAACAGATCGGTCATATGGGGTATTTCAGAAAAGGCGCTGAACCGATTTGGAATGAGATGATCCACACCTTAGAACAGCTTATCTAAGCTTATTTTTATTTCACTATTGATAACATTATTAATTAGACATGTTCATTAAAGCTGATTTAGAGCACTCATCCTGAGCATTTATATATGCTTTAACTTCAAGTTAGCTAATTAATTCATAACTAGGCCACTAAGCTTCTAAATTCGCGTTTATGCTCCACCCCATTGGCATCGACATGCGTATAGAAAATACCATAACGACTCGCATAATATTCAAGGGATTGATTTTTATAGGACCAATAAATCGACCATTCTTCAAAATCAAATTGATTGATTTGACTACGTGCTTGCGTTGGCATCTTATTTAAAAATTCATATTGAATCTGATTGGCATAATCTAATTTTGATTTTTTATAAGCTTTTTCAAATAACAATTTAGCCACATCATCAAACATTCGGATATCTTCTTGACTAATGATTTCAGCTACTGCAATACGAGGCTCGTTGATCACTTTCGGAGAAGGTTTAAGCAGTTTGCTTAAATCAAATACAGAATTTCCTCCTAATCCTTGAATTTTGGGTTGAAATACAAATTTCCACACAACATATAGAAAAATGATGAACAACAATATAATCATTAATTTCATAGCATTCCCCTTTTCGGAAATTCCAAAATAAAAAATTCAACACAAGTAGAATGAGCCATACAAAATTTTATAATCGCGAGATAATCCATTTTGATTTTTCGATCTAATCTAAGCTTGTCCTGCTTACCGTTGATTATTCTATCGCTATGCTGATATGACATTTTTATTTAAGTGTAACAATTATTGACCATGTAATTTTTAAAATACGATCTATTTAACATTATAAATCCATTCTGAGATTGATCATAAAATAATCTATTATTTTATCTTATTCAATTACAAAGTAATTTTTAATACAAATTAAATCATTCAAATTTTTTTTTGTTTTATATGATCATTATTCTATTTGATAAACATTACACAAATAATCTTAGTGTTATGACGCTAACAATTCAAGTATTGATTTATGAAATTTTTCAAGCATAAAAAAACACCCTGCTCGATAGAGTCAGGGTGTTTTTAGGAATAATGAGCTGGCGATGACTTACTCTCACATGGGTAACCCCACACTACCATCAGCGCTAAGAGGTTTCACTTCTGAGTTCGGGAAGGGATCAGGTGGTTCACTCTTGCTATTGTCGCCAGCACAACTGTTTATGGATACTCGCTTAGTCTTACGTATGTGCTAAGTGTTTTTCCAAATGAGTTATTAACAGAAATACTTGAGTTGTTTAGTTTAACTAGCTTGATCACTAAATCAAGGTGTTTTGATGAATATCGAATCAACTGATGCTTTATACAACAACTGTTTGGGTGTTGTATAGTCAAGCCTCACGAGTAATTAGTATTGGTCAGCTTCACATATCACTATGCTTCCACATCCAACCTATCAACGTTGTAGTCTTCAACGGCTCTTTAGAGGACATAAAGTCCTAGGGAAATCTAATCTTGAGGTAGGCTTCCCGCTTAGATGCTTTCAGCGGTTATCCCTTCCGAACATAGCTACCCGGCGATGCGACTGGCGTCACAACCGGTACACCAGAGGTTCGTCCACTCTGGTCCTCTCGTACTAGGAGCAGATCCTCTCAAATTTCCAACGCCCACGGTAGATAGGGACCGAACTGTCTCACGACGTTCTAAACCCAGCTCGCGTACCTCTTTAAATGGCGAACAGCCATACCCTTGGGACCTGCTTCAGCCCCAGGATGAGATGAGCCGACATCGAGGTGCCAAACACCGCCGTCGATATGAACTCTTGGGCGGTATCAGCCTGTTATCCCCAGAGTACCTTTTATCCGTTGAGC
The sequence above is drawn from the Acinetobacter lanii genome and encodes:
- a CDS encoding crotonase/enoyl-CoA hydratase family protein, whose product is MSNARISREIKGHLYLIGLNRAEKRNAFDSQMIDELSQALTDYENQPALRCAVIFAHGDHFTAGLDLAALQTKMSSGIFTKDPKVVNPWGTSGRTRTKPVVVAVQGYCYTAGIELLLNADIAIAQANTQFTQIEVLRGILPFGGATSRFVKAAGWNKAMRYLLTGDVFDAQTALDLNLICEITSNHPLQRAIELAEKIATAAPLAVQATIAAAKDALELGEKQAFAKLNQHLQPLLKTQDLQEGVDAMLERRAPRFEGK
- a CDS encoding alpha/beta hydrolase family protein, producing the protein MHNAQAKNSNEISIQKQQFKALDGYVLSGIRYHLQSEIKAKIIVASATGVPQPFYRRFAEYAAKLGYEVLTFDYRGVADSAPAQLKGFEMSYLDWGALDLAGAIEFLAEDSIPLFIVGHSYGGQALGLTPNHDKVNAMYCFGTGAGWSGYMPFKEKFTVQVMWNIIFPPIVALKGYLPWSKLNMGADLPLGVYQQWRKWCKHPTYFFADPELPDLKQRYANVKTKIFAVSALDDDWALPNSRHAFMQHYTHANLKFIDISASDYGLKQIGHMGYFRKGAEPIWNEMIHTLEQLI
- the pnuC gene encoding nicotinamide riboside transporter PnuC, producing MSPLEIFAVIISLIGVTLTVLRNMWCWLFNFVAFVLYAYLFYEFKLYGETILQFFFMVVNLYGFYYWLRGKQEEHIIRIEPIATSTVIIQMIMAAVGGLLFGLVLKHFTDAALPMLDSQLAAFSLLATYWTSRKHIATWVLWVFVNIIYVGMFIYKDLFLTAGLYAAFIGLAAFGWWQWLQVRKQQQHSLAKSVRL